From Lasioglossum baleicum chromosome 16, iyLasBale1, whole genome shotgun sequence:
tctgtaaacctagtgttaagaaaAGTTTGGTGTACTTACGTGAGATATAAAAATTCCAGGTTCCTTCGCACCGAATGGCGTGCAAGAGTGATCCGTACCCCCAATGATACTGAATCCTAGAGATCCTTCTTTGACAAGGACTACATCCTGAATAATTAAAGTTTCGGTACATGAATTACTTGAACGGATCCGTTCGACGGTGGAATACATATTCTGAATGTTTTAAACGAAGTGTGACAAGTAAAGACGTGACGAGTAGAATGGATTAGTTTGAAGAACATTATAGAATTGTAGAATGAATGGAgacagatagagaaagagagaaaaaaggattgtaataatatatataattttgtaaactGTATTTACATGCGCGATTGGTTCAGCCTGTGAAAAGGTAGAAGAGAAGAATATTCTTGGTTTATACTACTTACCTATTTCCATGCCAGAGGATAAGCAACCAGTGTCAAACAAACACAACAACCCATGTAACAACCAAATTGTTCAACAAATCTTTTCAACACATCGAAATGATACCAATCGATTCAGCATGCAGTAAGTATTAAATCAATGAAAAATCATTTTCGTAACGATATTCGATGTTTCTCGACCGAGCTTCTcggtcgattaaaattttaataagacGTTCCACCGGATGGATCTTATTTCACACTTCTGACCAGATCATGAAAGTATAATTTTCTTGCTTCATGCATGCAATAAAAAATGCACACCGCATTACCACCAACGTTTTCAATTATCCGGGACAGGCAACGAGATGTTCTTCGGAGGGATTACTGTCGTCGTGACTGAGTTTCGAACATGACAACGACATTTATATCGTGTTTATCATCCAAGCATGGAAATAAGTTATATCGAACTGCACATGTTAGTATGGAAATTTGACTCGAAGATGTGCTTGACTCTCCCATATCAAAGACAAAAGAGAATAAACTCTGACAAGTATCTCGAACAATCTTTCAGCGAGAATCATCGGAAAATGTCTCTGCGAATGTATCTGTGAATTTATTCGATCGAAAAGagagaaatcataaaaaaaaatccccccAACAAAAATAGTAAGAAAGAAGAATGTCATGCGTCTAACTACCAGGCACATACCTCGATGATCACCGGTTGTACCAACTGGTTGTCGGTCACTCTAGTCACGACGGTCTCGGTGAGAGTGCTCTTTGTGATGGTCTCAGTAACTTTACCAAGTGTGGTGGGAGCCGGAGGGAAGTTAACGTCTCCGGGTAAATTATCAGGCTGCTTTATCGTCACCGTCACGATAGGGCCTTGATGGAAATCTGGCGATGGCGAGGATGTGGGGGGACGTAGGAAATGAGCGGGAATCATAGCCTGAAATTCTTCGTTGGTGATTGGCTTCGGTACCTGTATGTCCTCCTGGGGCGAGGTCGATCTAGGCTCTGTGGTGGGCGTGGGCGTGGTGCTCGCGGTCGTGCTCATGGTAATCGTCGGCTGTGAAATGCTATGTCTCGGGGCGGGTTGCGGATGAGGTTGACTATTTGTCGGACTTGGCGATATCGAGGAGGCGTGCTTAATATTCCCGGACTCTGTGACGCCGTTCATTTTCGGCACATCGGCGTTCTCGATTTTCATAGGCGGTGGCGTTTTCGCTGTCGGACTCGGCGACAAAGCTCTGTCGGCGTCGATCGAACGCCGTATTGTGTAACCTGGTCTATTCGCTATATAACTATTGGCATTGTACAACCCGGTGTACGGTTTCGGCGCACCAATCACGCGCGGCGATTTCTCCGAAGGTGTTACCACTATCGACGCGTTCGCCTGCGAAACTGGTATTTCACGCTCTACCACCAGACGAACGAATCTCTCCAAACCCGTCAACAAAGCCACCGCCTGCTCGTGCTTCGCACCTTTCATCTCCACTCCGTTTATCTGAAAGAGAGAACGAGGCTTCGTGAGACACGAGGAACTGAcaaaatcgatcgatcgatcccgcgAATTAAACAGAGAGTCCACTCACAGATATCACTTTATCTCCAACCATCAGTTTACCATCCTTCTGCGCTACACCTCCGTCGGTTATTCTTGAGATGTATATCGCCTGAAAATTGTACGAGCGTTTTAGAAAGCGAATACAGGAAAATATATGTACTACCCCTGGCAATGAGTCTGATAACAAACTTCCAAACTTATTGCCAGTAGGGATGTGATCAAGTACCTcggaaacaggttcgaacttcgaACAACGAAGTACTTACTTCTAAATATCGTTTCGAAACTTGTtaatactcattccgaggttcgatatcagtttgtataaactgAATACATTTCAAAtacaatcattgaaacattattgcttttaaatagtaatagaaacccatgaaatgaagcttggttattgaaattgactcagaTTCGTGGAACTTGATCCCATGCTTAATTGTCAGTACAAATAACAATGAATCGTCTTACATCGCTATTATCCTTCAACGGTGGGGAACCTTCTCCTCCAGCGATACTAAATCCAAGTCCATTTTGGTCCCGAATTAAGGTTGTATGAACAAGAACCGACACCATTGGTTCGCTACTTGCTTTGACCGTGGATATGGGTTCCGGAATTTTCTTGGACTGATGAAAAGAACGAATGGAGTTCAAATAAATATCTGTTTTAACGATCACACATTTCTGAACGCGTTGGCCAAAGTGTTGCGCATACCTTAATTCCATCGTGGGGTAAAGAAGCGTCGCCATTTTCTAAATTATGCGGTAAACCGGTGGATGAAACGTGGGAGGTCGCGCTTGGAGCTCTACTTGTGCTCAGACTAGAGCACACCGAGTCTTTCCTCGACGATGTCTGCGGAATCATGATAGAGACAGAGCGTTAAATATACAACGAATGATGTACATTCGTAAATATAGTACCTGTTCGTACGGCGGTACTATCCTCGTCACTTCTCTCTGAACTACTAGTACAAGAACATTTCCGCATGCTTTTAGAACTTCTACAGCGTCATAGTGGCCTACGTTCACTACTGAAACTCCATTTACAGATAACACTTTATCGTCTACTTCCAAACCTGCTAAATCTGCGGGTCCACCTGAAAAAGTTGAACATATTCCTGTTAGAATAGCAATTGAAATCGACGACTTCTCGGTGAACCTGGAGAACagctatctactcttccgttatcaacaactttttcttttctatgATAGCGACACAATTAAAAGTACAAAcataaaattcctcgaaatcggtAGATAGCTGTTCCGCAAATTCACTCGCATTTTATCCGGGCTTTGCGGGCCGAACGGATTTACCTTCGGTAACTCTGGAAATAAAAATGCCTTCGTCGTCACCCTTGAAAGGGGTTGAACCGATACCACCGGCTATTGACAATCCAAGACCGCCAGTTGTTCTCTCTATATGAATCTCATATTGTTCTTCCCGGACTTCTATCGTTGGCTCAGCGTCAGATGTCGCACCTGTACAAAGATTAAATTTATCTCGCTATCCCGACCATACCACACGCGTAATTAATAAGTGTCAATCTCGCGTTATCGATTGAACCGTAACTTTTCTTCTTCCGTATGTAACATTTGTATCTTCGgggcatatttttattttcgaaaattcctaTCAACGTAAACAGTGTCGCCTATCGCCGAGATGTTCTCTCTTTTTTTAAAGCACAATCGTCGAGTAATATCCTGCTCGGCCGAGTAGATTCGCCACAACTACGAAGTAGATTTGTAATTGGACTAAAGATAAGATATCGGATAAGAGGGGGAAAAAAACGCGAGTGTATCTTATCGTGGTATTTCTGTTTGTTCTCGGTGATTAAGAGGCGATGGCGCTTCAGTTCGCGAGCGTTCACCATTCGACACAGTGTAGGAACACGCGACGAATTCACCGATTGCAACGACAGTCATTCGGAAGAAGATTGTTCTACGATATTAGTACAGTGTCGCGCGTCGAATCCGGTCGCTTTACCTTGACTATGCGTGTCGTAGATTTCAGTAGATTCCGTGACTGCGGGCGTGGGCGCAGGAGCGTCATCGTTCTTCTTCATAAGTGCCTGTGTCGCATATAAAAGAAGCATAAGTGCACCGAGCTGTATTGCAACGCTTCAATCAGTGAACATTTCTGTTTTAGATAAGGAAGCGCTACCTGCGCGATAATGGAAGCCACCTTCTCGTTGTCCACGGACGCGTGTATGCGTTTATTTTTCAAATGATGCGGAGTGTCTCTACGGTGAAGCCTGTTGGGTCTGTTAGCGTCGCCGGCAGATTCGTAGTCGGCTCCTTCGGCTATGGAAAATTCAACGTGTCTCTGTCCCTCTTCGCTTTCCGACTCGTCATCCTCCTTATCGTTCCTGTCCTTCGACTCCGATACGTCGGTCCTCGCGTTCTGCCGAGATATGGAGAACAACGTCAATTGtaaacaaacaaataaaataaataaatcgatCTATCACCGATGCAACCACATACCGCGTACGTATCTGTAGCATATTGATTAGGAATCACTTCTGGCTCGACGCTCGATTGAACATCCTCGCTACCGTCCGCTCCAGGTACGTTCTGCGCTTCCTCGTTCTCAACGGACTCGGGTTTCGCTGGCTCCTGTTCCGAGGTGTCCAAATCCAAGTCGTTGCCTTGTCCAAATATATCGTTCTCGGCCTTGTCCAGGCCGAACGTCTGAGACACGTCCTGAAAGAACAACGCCACGTTCTCAGAGTGCTTAGACAaacagacggacactttacAGCGTCGAGTTCCACGAAGAAGTTACCTGCTCGTCGGTAGACGCGGACCGGCTGTCGCTCTTCCCTTTACTGAACAGTTTGTGAGCTTTGGCTTTCAGTTCTTTCGGGTGCGGCGTGTTCTGTCGCACGAACGGCGTCTGAAATATAACGGCAAAGGGCGTTGCGTGAGCGTGTCAGCGGCAGAGAGCGACAAAGCGACAGAACGAAAGGGGTGACACGTGGTTTTCTTAGGTGCGTGAATAAGACACTATCGTTTCGTTTCTTAGTTGGTGTAATTATCATACAGCGAGTCGTACAGGTAAGAACGTCGCCAACAGCACGTCAGGTACCACAGTAGCGTCCGAAACTTGGACCTAATGAATCTAGGAGCGCTTATTAGCAGCTTGCTCACCTCCTTATCAGTTTCCGGAGCTTCGTCCGTGAACTTGACGGAATGAGTTCGCGATGCTTCCTTTTCTTGCCAGCCCTCGTCGTCGCTGCTTCGAAAATCGCCGGCCTCGATGGCTGAACAAATTCAAATCGATGTCAGACACACAGATGGCGAAAGCAACAACAGTCGGGATTATATCGACGCACTAACCATCAGGATGGACTTCTAATTGCGGCAGCAGGAAACAGGTCAACACTTCCTGTTCCGTTTCCTCGTCGATGTCGGTTTGAAACGTGAGCATCGGCTGAGCTTGGTTCTCGCTAAGCCACACCGCCTTCAGGTTCAAATTAATCAACGAGTATGGCAAGTATTGTAATCTACGGGACAGAAACACCGTTGTTAATCCTGGCGACGCCGGAGAAACCGGAGCGCGATCATCAACGAGAGAAAGAAATCGTCGCGTACTTGTTACCGGATACATCAAGGACGTGCAGGGCCGTGCACTGTCCAATCTCGGGCGGAAGATACTGCAGTTTATTGTTCCTTAAAAATAGTACGCCCAACTTCTTCAAGTTCCCTGAGGACAAACGAACGATGCTGTTATTACGCTGTACTGGAACACAATTTTTCTCCGATTCCCTTACCGATCTCGAGCGGCAACGATTTCAACTTGTTCTCGTCCACgttcaaattatttaaattatgaaGTCTCCCTATAGTTACAGGCAGTTCTAATAGATAATTTATAGTAAGAATTAACTCCTGCAGATTCTCGCACCTGGTGGACAGAAAAGGTACCACTGTAATCTGTCGTTTCGAAGCGACGCACAGTGGACTGGACTAACGCGTCGAATCCGCAGTCgtggaaaattggaaaattcaaTTTCGCCCACGGAAAACAGGTTTCCAAACCACTGTGCGTTTTAAAGAGAGGTGCAAACATGATCTCTTCTCACCTGCCTATGTTCGAATTTAAAGTAGATAGCCTATTCTGATCGACCTTGAGAATCGTCAGCTTTTTAAGCTGCCCCAGGCCGTCGGGTAACTTCTCGATGATGTTCTGCGATAAATACAGGTCCGTTAACGACTCCAGACCGCCGATCTCCTCGGGCAAGTCTTCCAGACGGTTCTCGGAGACGTCCAAGCACGCGAGCGTCTTCAACTCGCCGATCTCCGGCGGCAAGTGTTGCAACCCGTTATGATCCAACCATAATTCCTGCAACGCCGGCAAGCTGCCTATGTGCGGCGACTGAAATGGAAACAGGAAGACGGTCAGGAACCCGTGGGTTTCTCTTTTGGAATGTTCCAGTAACGATTTCCTCGACGTTAGAACCACCGGGTGGCCAGGAAGACGGAAATGGTTCCACTGGAATTTCAATCTCTTGCTGTGTAATTATCAGGTCAAACTGGAAAGTGTTATTTGTAAGgtagcttacaaaaatgaccgCGTGTCTGAATAAgcgatttttattgcaatatgctgttaaataaagaaattttcgcGATCATCCTCCATGAAACGATTTTTCTAACTTCGATAAGAACGAGAACCGGTCGTTCGAGTAACTTTAGCGTAAACAAGGTCCTCAGTAGTGGACTATAGAGAATAATTACAAAGGTACGAATCCGAAGTCGGTGGTTTTGAAAGAAATTTTCGCGATCATCctccatgaaattatttttctaacTTCGATAAGAACGAGAACCGGTCGTTTGAGAGGAATTTTCGCGATCATCTTCCATTAAATGATTTTTCTAACTTCGATAAGAACTAGGACCGGTCGATTGAGAGGAATTTTCGCGATCATCCTCCATGAAACGATTTTTATAACTTCGATAAGAACAAGAACCGGTCATTCGAGTAGCTTTTGTGCGAACAAGGTCCTTGGTAGTGGACTATGGAGAATAATTGCAAACGCTGCGAAGTGGGTCGTTTCGAGACTCCACCGGTGGTTCTAGTGTTCGAGCTCGCTGTACCAGTTCGTCGATCTCATTGTAGCCAAGATCCAGCCGTTCCAATTTATAAAGTTGCGACAGCGATTCCGGCAACGATTTCAGATAGTTCTCCCTGAGCTCCAGCGACTGCAATGCCTCCAGACTACGAGCAAACAAGAAGAACAAGGTAGTCGAGTATACAACAGAATTCGACGAGAAATGCAACATAATTATAAAGGATCGTTACCATCCGATATCGGGCGGTAGATTCGTTAGGGACATGTCATTGAGCCCCAGAACGGTTAGGTTCCTCAACTGCACGAAGCCTGCCGGGAGCCTGTAAGGATGATCGTGCATGTATTATTTTATTCCGAGGTGAAACGTCGATGGAGAAGAATGAACGCACCTTAAAATTGGATTGCTACTGAAGTCCGCGACCTGCAACGCCCGTAGATTCTTGATGTTCTCGGGAATGTCTTCTATGTCTGCAATAAATATGACTAAATCATTCTCCGTCGGTTTTGGGCGTGTAGAAGTATCGGTGCAAGGACAACGCGAGTCATCGACTTCCGGCTCGCTTTATCGCGAGATAAGGCTACAATTTTATCGACAAGTTTATCCGTTGCAGTCAAGATTGCTCGACATATTACGCGTCGAGAGCTGGGAGGGTTAGAATAAGTTGTAGGTACGTGGAAAATTCAGAGattgccatttaacaataaataatgatattaTTGAGCCTCGCATTCTCATGATCTCGTGTGTGGAAAATTGAGAATTTCCCATTTcacaataaataattatattaataagctTCAAATTCATGATCTTGCAGAACGGAATTTACTCGACAATATTAAGCTTCGATAGCTGGGAGGTGTAGGACAAGTTGTAATTGCGTGAAAATACAGAGATTGCCATTAAATAATGATATTATTGAGCCTCACATTCTCAGGATCTCGTGCgtggaaaattgagaaattccCATTTcacaataaataattatattaatacgcTTCAAATTGCTTTTTCCGTAGTCTTGTGTATTGGTCGACACAATATTAAGCTTCGAAAGCTGGAACGAGTAGAATAAGTTGTGGGTACGTGGAAAATTCAGAGATTaccatttaacaataaataatgatatcATCAAGCCTCGCATTCATGATCTAGTGCGTGGAAAATTGAGAAGCTcccatttaacaataaataattatattaataagctTCAAATTGCTTTTTTCATGATCTTGTGTATTGTTCGACAATACTAAGCTTCGAAAgctggggaggggggggggggtaagaaCCAGTAGTAGCTGCGGGGAAAATTCAGAGATCGCCATTTAACTTATGAGAACTTGAAATTCCTAATCTCCCCAATGACGTCGTAATGTCCGATAAATTTTCAGGATCGATCAGCGAGATCGATAAAAACGACTAGAATATTTCGTACCGGTTCCGGTGGTCCAATTCGGCGGAGTTATGCGGCGACCCTAATCGCGAGTTCCCGCATCGAAAAACGGTCTTCTGCAGTGCAGCGGCTTTATTCATTAAATTCCAGAGCCTCGGCAGCAGGGACGGCAGGAATGCGGTGTGATCTCATACAACAGAGAGCGTCCCGCATTCTTATGCAATGCCGGTGTTTAGCCGGTCATTTTTCGCGAAACCATTCGTCATCTGTTGCCAAAGCGGCGACATTACAGCACCGGCTTCCTGTAATGCCGACGAGTTAAGCGCCTGCGTGTCGTTGCGTGCGTTAATTACGCAACGCGATTGGATAGGGTGTCGATTCGACGAGATTGCGAGTCGCTTCCGGTCGGTTTGttcgacgatcgatcgatccgctTCTGGATCCCGGCGATCCAGACGCGGTCTCTTCGAAATCGATCCGTTCAACCCTCTGATAACACTGTGAAATTTATTGCTactaatcctttgcactcggtaaacattattcaaaatattgtttacattacacaaaatattgtaaacattattcgaaatattgtttacattattaaatatatcg
This genomic window contains:
- the LOC143217089 gene encoding protein lap4-like isoform X2; translation: MFRCIPMFKGCNRQVEYIDKRHCSLTSIPDDILRYSRTLEELLLDANHICDLPENFFRLQRLRKLGLSDNEIRVLPPHIQNFESLVELDVSRNNIEDIPENIKNLRALQVADFSSNPILRLPAGFVQLRNLTVLGLNDMSLTNLPPDIGCLEALQSLELRENYLKSLPESLSQLYKLERLDLGYNEIDELSPHIGSLPALQELWLDHNGLQHLPPEIGELKTLACLDVSENRLEDLPEEIGGLESLTDLYLSQNIIEKLPDGLGQLKKLTILKVDQNRLSTLNSNIGRCENLQELILTINYLLELPVTIGRLHNLNNLNVDENKLKSLPLEIGNLKKLGVLFLRNNKLQYLPPEIGQCTALHVLDVSGNKLQYLPYSLINLNLKAVWLSENQAQPMLTFQTDIDEETEQEVLTCFLLPQLEVHPDAIEAGDFRSSDDEGWQEKEASRTHSVKFTDEAPETDKETPFVRQNTPHPKELKAKAHKLFSKGKSDSRSASTDEQDVSQTFGLDKAENDIFGQGNDLDLDTSEQEPAKPESVENEEAQNVPGADGSEDVQSSVEPEVIPNQYATDTYANARTDVSESKDRNDKEDDESESEEGQRHVEFSIAEGADYESAGDANRPNRLHRRDTPHHLKNKRIHASVDNEKVASIIAQALMKKNDDAPAPTPAVTESTEIYDTHSQGATSDAEPTIEVREEQYEIHIERTTGGLGLSIAGGIGSTPFKGDDEGIFISRVTEGGPADLAGLEVDDKVLSVNGVSVVNVGHYDAVEVLKACGNVLVLVVQREVTRIVPPYEQTSSRKDSVCSSLSTSRAPSATSHVSSTGLPHNLENGDASLPHDGIKSKKIPEPISTVKASSEPMVSVLVHTTLIRDQNGLGFSIAGGEGSPPLKDNSDAIYISRITDGGVAQKDGKLMVGDKVISINGVEMKGAKHEQAVALLTGLERFVRLVVEREIPVSQANASIVVTPSEKSPRVIGAPKPYTGLYNANSYIANRPGYTIRRSIDADRALSPSPTAKTPPPMKIENADVPKMNGVTESGNIKHASSISPSPTNSQPHPQPAPRHSISQPTITMSTTASTTPTPTTEPRSTSPQEDIQVPKPITNEEFQAMIPAHFLRPPTSSPSPDFHQGPIVTVTIKQPDNLPGDVNFPPAPTTLGKVTETITKSTLTETVVTRVTDNQLVQPVIIEDVVLVKEGSLGFSIIGGTDHSCTPFGAKEPGIFISHVVPGGIAAKSGKLRMGDRILKVNGTDVTKATHQEAVMELLRPGDQIVLTVQHDPLPDNYQELVITKEPGEKLGMHIKGGLRGQKGNPMDHTDEGVFISKINSGGAAKRDGRLKVGMRLLEVNGTSLLGATHQEAVNILRCSGNTITLVVCKGYDKSEVEPLFPVVDGRESKESKTSKDSKDPSADGNKSLSQSVSSLDRDDEEAATLRQEQEMKAELVAWEQEERERALIEHREKSTPEKVLDVVRAAESLVSKSNSPVDMVPPKSPGGTKDLKTTTIVMSKHTLAPQNTNSLRKERAGTPVDYPSSKSQVSASTLPSPRKKSSIPKRSITFADLPPLSKESTDHSPPINKEKLMSEPTPPPTGVSSHKRVSYQIPAETRTRFKLPPTPLTAPEPARHLGTSTSFSKPQNARSVGGNNQVELSPTTSPTPPLVKMSVSDKKKLFESAMEEHLKPSPKTDKVFSFLSQDEVEKMKQEEEKKIATLTRDELKSWAQLDENEGLEDLEESLEDRDNRRPNSRLSSRSSIPILQNLPSSVRTAKAERRLKERLVQEGIVSDEDEEDHLSPAEQRALRAEKRAAWRQARLKSLEQDALQAQIVIKKMSEMMDTTQNKTDTAADSTDDVSPVLEPEKPADFATTLRPSSADFPKLAVRSKVGPPKEIRESEKVVDEKVTRRTEEYVDEVTGERRVRTVEYVEKLIERQVETLREKIISLELSNAEDEIESITGTGASECESESEEITEKSSAVSTPQEKTETILTTSATEGAAPKISANTIVTSKKKKRKRSKKGRH
- the LOC143217089 gene encoding protein lap4-like isoform X8, with translation MFRCIPMFKGCNRQVEYIDKRHCSLTSIPDDILRYSRTLEELLLDANHICDLPENFFRLQRLRKLGLSDNEIRVLPPHIQNFESLVELDVSRNNIEDIPENIKNLRALQVADFSSNPILRLPAGFVQLRNLTVLGLNDMSLTNLPPDIGCLEALQSLELRENYLKSLPESLSQLYKLERLDLGYNEIDELSPHIGSLPALQELWLDHNGLQHLPPEIGELKTLACLDVSENRLEDLPEEIGGLESLTDLYLSQNIIEKLPDGLGQLKKLTILKVDQNRLSTLNSNIGRCENLQELILTINYLLELPVTIGRLHNLNNLNVDENKLKSLPLEIGNLKKLGVLFLRNNKLQYLPPEIGQCTALHVLDVSGNKLQYLPYSLINLNLKAVWLSENQAQPMLTFQTDIDEETEQEVLTCFLLPQLEVHPDAIEAGDFRSSDDEGWQEKEASRTHSVKFTDEAPETDKETPFVRQNTPHPKELKAKAHKLFSKGKSDSRSASTDEQDVSQTFGLDKAENDIFGQGNDLDLDTSEQEPAKPESVENEEAQNVPGADGSEDVQSSVEPEVIPNQYATDTYANARTDVSESKDRNDKEDDESESEEGQRHVEFSIAEGADYESAGDANRPNRLHRRDTPHHLKNKRIHASVDNEKVASIIAQALMKKNDDAPAPTPAVTESTEIYDTHSQGATSDAEPTIEVREEQYEIHIERTTGGLGLSIAGGIGSTPFKGDDEGIFISRVTEGGPADLAGLEVDDKVLSVNGVSVVNVGHYDAVEVLKACGNVLVLVVQREVTRIVPPYEQTSSRKDSVCSSLSTSRAPSATSHVSSTGLPHNLENGDASLPHDGIKSKKIPEPISTVKASSEPMVSVLVHTTLIRDQNGLGFSIAGGEGSPPLKDNSDAIYISRITDGGVAQKDGKLMVGDKVISINGVEMKGAKHEQAVALLTGLERFVRLVVEREIPVSQANASIVVTPSEKSPRVIGAPKPYTGLYNANSYIANRPGYTIRRSIDADRALSPSPTAKTPPPMKIENADVPKMNGVTESGNIKHASSISPSPTNSQPHPQPAPRHSISQPTITMSTTASTTPTPTTEPRSTSPQEDIQVPKPITNEEFQAMIPAHFLRPPTSSPSPDFHQGPIVTVTIKQPDNLPGDVNFPPAPTTLGKVTETITKSTLTETVVTRVTDNQLVQPVIIEDVVLVKEGSLGFSIIGGTDHSCTPFGAKEPGIFISHVVPGGIAAKSGKLRMGDRILKVNGTDVTKATHQEAVMELLRPGDQIVLTVQHDPLPDNYQLVEIEYIPVTELVITKEPGEKLGMHIKGGLRGQKGNPMDHTDEGVFISKINSGGAAKRDGRLKVGMRLLEVNGTSLLGATHQEAVNILRCSGNTITLVVCKGYDKSEVEPLFPVVDGRESKESKTSKDSKDPSADGNKSLSQSVSSLDRDDEEAATLRQEQEMKAELVAWEQEERERALIEHREKSTPEKVLDVVRAAESLVSKSNSPVDMVPPKSPGGTKDLKTTTIVMSKHTLAPQNTNTVEGDSATLAAL
- the LOC143217089 gene encoding protein lap4-like isoform X7 — protein: MFRCIPMFKGCNRQVEYIDKRHCSLTSIPDDILRYSRTLEELLLDANHICDLPENFFRLQRLRKLGLSDNEIRVLPPHIQNFESLVELDVSRNNIEDIPENIKNLRALQVADFSSNPILRLPAGFVQLRNLTVLGLNDMSLTNLPPDIGCLEALQSLELRENYLKSLPESLSQLYKLERLDLGYNEIDELSPHIGSLPALQELWLDHNGLQHLPPEIGELKTLACLDVSENRLEDLPEEIGGLESLTDLYLSQNIIEKLPDGLGQLKKLTILKVDQNRLSTLNSNIGRCENLQELILTINYLLELPVTIGRLHNLNNLNVDENKLKSLPLEIGNLKKLGVLFLRNNKLQYLPPEIGQCTALHVLDVSGNKLQYLPYSLINLNLKAVWLSENQAQPMLTFQTDIDEETEQEVLTCFLLPQLEVHPDAIEAGDFRSSDDEGWQEKEASRTHSVKFTDEAPETDKETPFVRQNTPHPKELKAKAHKLFSKGKSDSRSASTDEQDVSQTFGLDKAENDIFGQGNDLDLDTSEQEPAKPESVENEEAQNVPGADGSEDVQSSVEPEVIPNQYATDTYANARTDVSESKDRNDKEDDESESEEGQRHVEFSIAEGADYESAGDANRPNRLHRRDTPHHLKNKRIHASVDNEKVASIIAQALMKKNDDAPAPTPAVTESTEIYDTHSQGATSDAEPTIEVREEQYEIHIERTTGGLGLSIAGGIGSTPFKGDDEGIFISRVTEGGPADLAGLEVDDKVLSVNGVSVVNVGHYDAVEVLKACGNVLVLVVQREVTRIVPPYEQTSSRKDSVCSSLSTSRAPSATSHVSSTGLPHNLENGDASLPHDGIKSKKIPEPISTVKASSEPMVSVLVHTTLIRDQNGLGFSIAGGEGSPPLKDNSDAIYISRITDGGVAQKDGKLMVGDKVISINGVEMKGAKHEQAVALLTGLERFVRLVVEREIPVSQANASIVVTPSEKSPRVIGAPKPYTGLYNANSYIANRPGYTIRRSIDADRALSPSPTAKTPPPMKIENADVPKMNGVTESGNIKHASSISPSPTNSQPHPQPAPRHSISQPTITMSTTASTTPTPTTEPRSTSPQEDIQVPKPITNEEFQAMIPAHFLRPPTSSPSPDFHQGPIVTVTIKQPDNLPGDVNFPPAPTTLGKVTETITKSTLTETVVTRVTDNQLVQPVIIEDVVLVKEGSLGFSIIGGTDHSCTPFGAKEPGIFISHVVPGGIAAKSGKLRMGDRILKVNGTDVTKATHQEAVMELLRPGDQIVLTVQHDPLPDNYQLVEIEYIPVTELVITKEPGEKLGMHIKGGLRGQKGNPMDHTDEGVFISKINSGGAAKRDGRLKVGMRLLEVNGTSLLGATHQEAVNILRCSGNTITLVVCKGYDKSEVEPLFPVVDGRESKESKTSKDSKDPSADGNKSLSQSVSSLDRDDEEAATLRQEQEMKAELVAWEQEERERALIEHREKSTPEKVLDVVRAAESLVSKSNSPVDMVPPKSPGGTKDLKTTTIVMSKHTLAPQNTNNVVQLKQGRWTTRPQRT